A genomic region of Coriobacteriaceae bacterium contains the following coding sequences:
- a CDS encoding SDR family oxidoreductase: MDKIIIEPITSMKNAFSVAGQNVVITGGNRGLGRGIAQAFAECGANVAILCRNEASGNEAAEQLRLLGSRAIAVKCDVGDFDSVLRAKEVVASEFDHIDTLVNNAGIDGKHGVFDDARLEEFKRVMNVNLDGVAAMIQVFGQWMMDEGRGGEIINISSIGGQAIGDPRSHPMPSYNASKAALDHLTRHLAIVMGDYGIRVNSIAPGPTHSDLDAGLPPSITEFIDVTMPMHRFGEPLEIGALAVFLSSPAAAQITGVVANHDGGTMCVGLTF; this comes from the coding sequence ATGGACAAGATCATCATTGAACCTATCACCAGCATGAAGAACGCGTTTTCCGTCGCTGGCCAGAATGTCGTTATTACTGGCGGCAATCGCGGCCTGGGCCGCGGTATCGCGCAGGCGTTTGCCGAGTGCGGCGCCAACGTCGCGATTCTGTGCCGGAATGAGGCGTCTGGTAACGAGGCCGCCGAGCAGCTGCGCTTGCTCGGATCGCGCGCCATCGCCGTAAAGTGCGATGTGGGGGATTTCGATTCCGTGCTGAGGGCCAAAGAGGTCGTCGCTAGCGAGTTCGACCACATCGATACGCTCGTCAACAACGCGGGCATTGATGGCAAGCACGGCGTCTTCGACGACGCGCGTCTCGAGGAGTTCAAGCGCGTCATGAACGTCAATCTCGATGGCGTCGCCGCCATGATCCAGGTCTTCGGACAGTGGATGATGGACGAGGGCCGTGGCGGCGAGATCATCAACATCTCGTCGATTGGCGGCCAGGCCATCGGCGACCCGCGCTCTCATCCCATGCCTTCGTACAATGCCTCGAAGGCCGCCCTCGATCACCTCACGCGTCACCTGGCGATCGTCATGGGCGACTACGGTATCCGCGTCAACTCGATTGCGCCCGGTCCCACGCATTCCGATCTCGATGCAGGCCTTCCGCCGTCGATTACGGAGTTCATCGACGTGACGATGCCGATGCATCGCTTTGGCGAACCGCTCGAGATTGGTGCGTTGGCGGTCTTCCTGTCATCGCCGGCTGCGGCGCAGATCACGGGCGTTGTCGCCAATCATGATGGCGGTACCATGTGCGTCGGCCTGACGTTCTAA
- a CDS encoding FAD-dependent oxidoreductase, with amino-acid sequence MPSFNNFPHIFTPIKIRNFELKNRLVFSPVVSGHAGVVDGQVTEALVQFLGAQARSGVGMVTIGASPVDQGRARDFFGSLSVCKDEDIPGLHRLVEEAHRYGAAISCEILHAGRIAQPNALAGRKAWVPWLTPDMDPELFEEVTEEQMDEVIDLFCKAAVRLRDAGFDMVLIHGAHGNFVSAFFSPLTNQRTDEYGGSFENRMRFPLKLVKAVREAVGENMAIDFRISQNEYVEGGTTLEDVITFLKAAEPYIDDANLSGGWIFDPVYVKYMMPGYPQELCLNIPRTAIVHEQLDIPVTCVGNIPNIETAEQILAEGKADIVAFARNILADMDLVNKAYRGEEDTIRPCLRCIECASRPAVGGGVRCSVNPQLGRELYYREIRPALTKKKVVVIGGGPAGMMATQTAVKRGHDVVLFERDEELGGRLKEASVLFCKEPYHKRYLAWDKRATLESGADIRLGVEATPELVMAENPDEVIVAIGGEHICPPIPGANGDNVITVTEADLGLAPIGKRVVIVGGGFSALECGIQLAYEGHEVTAIDALPEDKLWREVMNELRSGLIELRDRYGVQLVDEAMVKEIREGSVVYTRGGEDFEIPADTVVMACGLRPNKEIVQQFVEMMPQVTVVGDARKTGNIFSANMSAFDAAVEL; translated from the coding sequence ATGCCGAGTTTCAACAATTTCCCTCACATCTTCACGCCGATTAAGATTCGCAATTTCGAGCTGAAGAATCGCCTGGTTTTCTCGCCGGTCGTCTCAGGTCATGCGGGTGTTGTCGATGGTCAGGTTACCGAGGCGCTCGTGCAGTTTCTCGGCGCCCAGGCTCGCAGTGGCGTCGGCATGGTCACAATCGGCGCATCGCCCGTCGACCAAGGCCGTGCACGCGATTTCTTCGGAAGCCTTTCCGTTTGCAAGGACGAAGACATTCCCGGCCTGCATCGCCTCGTCGAGGAAGCACATCGCTATGGCGCAGCGATTTCGTGCGAGATCCTGCATGCGGGGCGCATCGCGCAACCCAACGCGCTCGCCGGACGCAAGGCATGGGTGCCGTGGCTCACGCCCGACATGGACCCCGAGCTGTTCGAGGAAGTTACCGAGGAGCAGATGGACGAGGTCATCGACCTCTTCTGCAAGGCGGCCGTGCGTCTGCGCGACGCGGGTTTCGACATGGTGCTCATCCACGGCGCGCATGGCAACTTCGTGAGTGCGTTCTTCTCGCCGCTCACCAATCAGCGTACCGACGAGTACGGCGGATCCTTCGAGAACCGCATGCGCTTCCCGCTCAAGCTCGTGAAGGCTGTGCGTGAGGCCGTGGGCGAGAACATGGCCATCGACTTCCGCATCAGTCAGAACGAATACGTCGAAGGCGGCACCACGCTCGAGGATGTCATCACCTTCCTCAAGGCGGCCGAGCCCTATATCGATGATGCGAATCTCTCGGGCGGCTGGATTTTCGACCCGGTCTACGTCAAGTACATGATGCCGGGTTATCCGCAGGAGCTGTGCCTCAACATCCCGCGCACGGCCATCGTCCACGAGCAGCTCGATATTCCGGTCACCTGCGTCGGTAACATCCCCAACATCGAGACCGCCGAGCAGATTCTTGCCGAGGGCAAGGCCGACATCGTCGCCTTCGCGCGCAATATCCTTGCCGATATGGACTTGGTGAACAAGGCGTATCGTGGCGAGGAGGACACTATCCGCCCGTGCCTGCGCTGCATCGAGTGCGCCTCGCGGCCTGCCGTGGGCGGTGGCGTGCGCTGCTCGGTCAATCCGCAGCTTGGCCGCGAGCTTTACTATCGCGAGATACGGCCGGCACTTACCAAAAAGAAAGTGGTCGTCATCGGTGGTGGTCCGGCTGGCATGATGGCGACGCAAACCGCCGTCAAACGCGGCCATGACGTCGTACTATTCGAGCGCGATGAAGAGTTGGGAGGCCGTCTCAAGGAAGCGTCGGTCCTCTTCTGCAAGGAGCCGTACCACAAGCGCTATCTCGCCTGGGACAAGCGTGCAACGCTCGAGAGCGGCGCGGACATCCGGCTGGGTGTGGAAGCGACGCCGGAGCTCGTCATGGCGGAGAATCCTGACGAGGTCATCGTCGCCATTGGCGGCGAGCACATCTGCCCGCCCATCCCCGGCGCCAACGGAGACAATGTCATCACGGTGACCGAGGCCGACCTGGGTCTGGCGCCCATCGGCAAGCGCGTCGTGATCGTGGGTGGCGGCTTTTCCGCGCTCGAATGCGGTATCCAGCTCGCCTACGAAGGCCATGAGGTCACGGCCATCGATGCGCTGCCCGAGGACAAGCTCTGGCGCGAGGTCATGAACGAGCTACGCAGCGGTCTCATCGAGCTGCGCGATCGTTACGGCGTGCAGCTCGTTGACGAGGCCATGGTGAAGGAGATTCGCGAGGGGTCCGTCGTGTATACACGTGGTGGCGAGGATTTCGAGATTCCCGCCGACACGGTTGTCATGGCATGCGGCTTACGTCCGAACAAAGAGATCGTGCAACAGTTCGTGGAAATGATGCCGCAGGTCACGGTCGTGGGCGATGCGCGCAAGACGGGCAACATCTTCTCGGCGAACATGAGCGCCTTCGATGCGGCGGTAGAACTCTGA
- a CDS encoding LysR family transcriptional regulator: MDTDILQEFAELAKRLNFTETARMLNMSQPTLSKHISSFERELHIELFDRSGSALRLTRAGTELLPYAYKIIESQKGFYAMVKSLRATPPPQLRVGGFVEEELVSQTLSNMLVAMSERHGRNFLEVRPAKHRLPSELLREDDVDIVFDYAYEISSMDDMLDSVPIGTLSWVAVVSKDHRLAGQETISLDDLKNETFIKIEGSHISEAWRFIEERCRAHGFAPKIRRCYSMRLTDLITVAAGLTDEVLILGENFIKRVGIGILPFCQQIPISDADATFPVAVFFSKNSRNPLVPEAIEIIGKDTLAESS, from the coding sequence ATGGACACGGATATTCTTCAGGAGTTCGCCGAGTTGGCAAAGCGGCTGAATTTCACGGAAACGGCTCGCATGCTCAACATGTCACAACCCACTTTGAGCAAACATATCAGCTCGTTCGAGCGCGAGCTTCATATCGAGCTTTTCGACAGATCGGGCAGTGCCCTTCGCCTCACGAGAGCCGGCACTGAGCTGTTGCCCTATGCGTACAAGATTATAGAAAGCCAAAAAGGCTTCTATGCCATGGTCAAAAGCTTGCGAGCGACTCCACCACCCCAACTAAGAGTGGGCGGTTTCGTTGAAGAGGAGTTAGTCTCGCAAACACTAAGCAACATGCTCGTGGCCATGAGCGAAAGACATGGACGCAATTTCCTCGAAGTGCGACCGGCAAAGCACAGGCTCCCGTCTGAGCTCCTTCGAGAAGATGATGTCGATATCGTATTTGATTATGCCTATGAAATCAGCAGCATGGATGACATGCTCGATTCGGTCCCCATAGGGACGCTCTCGTGGGTTGCCGTCGTTAGCAAAGATCACAGGCTTGCGGGTCAGGAAACGATATCTCTTGATGATTTGAAAAATGAGACTTTCATCAAGATTGAAGGATCCCATATTTCCGAAGCATGGCGTTTTATCGAAGAACGCTGTAGGGCCCACGGTTTTGCCCCAAAAATCAGACGCTGCTACTCGATGCGCCTCACCGACCTTATCACCGTGGCAGCAGGCCTCACCGATGAGGTGCTCATCCTCGGAGAGAACTTCATCAAGCGAGTCGGCATTGGCATCCTTCCGTTCTGTCAGCAAATCCCCATATCCGATGCTGATGCAACGTTCCCGGTTGCCGTCTTCTTCTCGAAGAATAGCCGCAACCCTCTCGTTCCCGAAGCTATCGAGATTATTGGCAAGGATACCCTTGCCGAGAGTTCGTGA
- a CDS encoding MFS transporter, producing the protein MTAATANKVNQHIGKLMVPIMAIYALGASQGGINAGIATMGAAFPEAGANIACVVSIVALGMIPAGAITGIVSGRYIKYRTSILVAIVLYLISGLLPVFMGDSMGFTGLLVSRFIFGVAVGWCYPLAQALVFKSVDDEHQRAKWLGIGWAFVNIGSALMELFGGYLALVGWQMCFWVYAIGIIPFIFVLLFLKEPETDAQQAAERAAAHGTTAGKAHIPALAFVYMIMLTLTTGFAMPTILYCSFIVPDSAVAGITLSVMTLVGAVSGFTLGPVYKAIGKWTLPVSVLVLGILYCVAAAFSADFQMIPYLIGFLAGHWGFAIVIPATADMITNLTPIGAATRAMGWNTAFHQIGCFIGTPVGVFVLGLVGSQNPVDCVMPCSIAIVVLGVIYCIIAAFTKMEKYGENYEIEAEAKANTEV; encoded by the coding sequence ATGACGGCTGCAACTGCTAACAAGGTCAATCAGCATATTGGCAAGCTGATGGTGCCTATCATGGCGATTTATGCGCTCGGCGCTTCGCAGGGTGGTATTAACGCTGGCATTGCTACGATGGGTGCTGCATTTCCGGAGGCCGGCGCAAACATCGCCTGCGTGGTCTCAATCGTTGCCCTTGGAATGATTCCGGCGGGCGCCATCACAGGAATTGTTTCGGGTAGGTACATCAAGTACCGCACGTCCATCCTCGTCGCGATCGTTCTGTACTTGATTTCGGGTCTTCTTCCCGTTTTCATGGGAGATTCGATGGGCTTCACCGGCCTGCTTGTATCGCGCTTCATTTTTGGCGTTGCGGTTGGCTGGTGCTATCCGCTTGCACAAGCTCTCGTCTTCAAGAGCGTTGACGATGAGCACCAGCGCGCAAAATGGCTCGGTATCGGCTGGGCTTTCGTGAATATCGGCTCGGCTCTGATGGAGCTTTTCGGAGGTTATCTGGCACTTGTCGGTTGGCAGATGTGCTTCTGGGTTTATGCCATCGGCATCATCCCCTTCATCTTCGTTCTTCTTTTCCTGAAGGAGCCTGAGACTGACGCCCAGCAGGCTGCGGAACGCGCCGCCGCTCATGGCACGACCGCAGGCAAGGCCCATATCCCCGCACTCGCGTTTGTCTACATGATCATGCTCACGCTCACGACCGGCTTCGCGATGCCGACGATTCTGTATTGCTCCTTCATCGTTCCCGATTCCGCTGTTGCGGGCATCACGCTTTCCGTCATGACGCTCGTTGGCGCGGTGTCCGGCTTCACCCTTGGTCCCGTGTATAAAGCCATCGGCAAGTGGACGCTTCCGGTTTCCGTCCTTGTGCTCGGCATCCTCTACTGCGTTGCCGCCGCCTTCTCGGCTGATTTCCAGATGATTCCTTATCTCATCGGCTTCCTTGCCGGTCACTGGGGCTTTGCAATCGTCATTCCGGCCACAGCGGATATGATCACCAACCTCACTCCGATCGGTGCTGCAACGCGCGCGATGGGCTGGAACACGGCTTTCCATCAGATTGGCTGCTTCATCGGCACGCCGGTTGGCGTCTTTGTCCTGGGTCTCGTAGGGAGCCAGAATCCCGTCGATTGCGTCATGCCGTGCTCCATTGCAATTGTCGTGCTTGGCGTCATCTACTGCATCATTGCTGCCTTCACCAAGATGGAGAAATACGGCGAGAACTATGAGATTGAGGCTGAGGCGAAAGCAAATACCGAGGTCTAG